The following are from one region of the Gloeocapsopsis sp. IPPAS B-1203 genome:
- a CDS encoding ABC transporter ATP-binding protein, whose translation MSNDVLDVRNLQIEFLGDERQVKAVDGISFQVQRGQTLGIVGESGSGKSVTSLAVMGLIPSPGVITGGEVWFRDRNHSSELINLLELPPERMQQYRGGKIAMIFQEPMSSLNPVYTIGFQLIEALRQHQNISQKEATRQAIALLQEVKLLPSDDELRQQYTDTMQGHRLDQRQRELFVQQQKQAILDRYPHELSGGQLQRVMIAMAISCDPALLIADEPTTALDVTVQATILDLLRELRDRRQMSMMFITHDLGIIAEIADSVAVMYQGKIVEYGLAEQIFTHPQHPYTKGLLACRPTLDRRSQYLLTVSDFMSVGLTRAGDVEIQAKEPTLPPQISSETLAQRLTNLKQQSPLLQVQNLQVGFPIRGVFGRTKRYFLAVNGVSFVVYPGETLGLVGESGCGKTTLGRTLLRLVEPMGGQVFFEERDVTNLKGRPLQQLRREMQIIFQNPFSSLDPRMKIGDAVMEPLVIHAASQSSRQRRDRAAYLLDRVGIDPKQMNRYPHQFSGGQRQRICIARALALNPKFIICDESVSSLDVSVQAQVLNLLKELQAEFNLTYIFISHDLSVVKFMSDRILVMNRGQIVEQGAAEEIYSDPKETYTRSLIAAIPTGSRDRIQTRPALDRVIGNG comes from the coding sequence ATGAGTAATGATGTTTTGGATGTTCGGAATCTGCAAATTGAATTTTTGGGTGATGAAAGGCAAGTGAAGGCTGTTGACGGAATTTCGTTTCAGGTACAACGCGGTCAGACACTAGGAATTGTAGGAGAGTCTGGTTCAGGGAAATCTGTTACATCTTTGGCTGTCATGGGGTTGATTCCGTCTCCAGGCGTGATTACAGGTGGCGAAGTTTGGTTTCGCGATCGCAATCACAGTAGTGAACTAATAAATTTATTGGAACTGCCACCCGAACGCATGCAACAATATCGTGGCGGAAAAATTGCGATGATTTTTCAAGAACCGATGAGTTCGCTTAACCCAGTCTATACAATCGGGTTTCAGTTAATAGAAGCACTGCGACAACATCAAAATATTTCCCAAAAAGAAGCAACAAGACAAGCGATCGCGCTTTTACAGGAAGTCAAATTATTGCCAAGTGATGATGAGTTACGTCAGCAGTACACAGATACAATGCAAGGTCATCGTCTTGATCAGCGTCAGCGCGAGTTATTTGTTCAACAGCAAAAGCAGGCAATTCTCGATCGCTATCCTCACGAACTTTCTGGCGGTCAATTACAGCGCGTCATGATCGCGATGGCAATTTCTTGCGATCCTGCACTATTAATTGCAGACGAACCAACAACTGCACTGGATGTCACAGTGCAAGCGACAATTTTAGACTTGCTTAGGGAATTGCGCGATCGCCGTCAAATGTCGATGATGTTTATTACTCACGACTTGGGAATTATTGCTGAAATTGCCGATTCAGTTGCTGTCATGTACCAAGGCAAAATTGTAGAGTATGGTTTAGCTGAGCAAATTTTTACACATCCTCAACATCCATACACCAAAGGTTTGCTCGCGTGTCGTCCAACTTTAGACAGGCGATCGCAGTATCTTCTCACAGTCTCTGATTTTATGAGTGTGGGATTAACACGCGCAGGTGACGTCGAAATTCAAGCCAAAGAACCAACACTACCACCACAAATCAGTTCAGAAACCTTAGCGCAACGCTTGACAAATTTAAAACAACAATCACCACTCCTTCAAGTTCAGAATTTGCAAGTGGGCTTTCCCATTCGTGGCGTCTTTGGTCGAACTAAACGCTACTTTCTTGCTGTGAATGGCGTTTCTTTTGTCGTGTACCCTGGCGAGACATTAGGATTAGTAGGTGAGTCGGGTTGTGGTAAAACAACGCTTGGTCGTACTTTATTGCGGCTTGTTGAGCCAATGGGGGGACAAGTTTTCTTTGAAGAACGGGATGTCACAAACCTAAAAGGACGTCCTTTGCAACAACTCCGGCGGGAGATGCAAATTATTTTTCAAAATCCCTTTAGTTCGCTTGATCCGCGCATGAAAATTGGTGATGCGGTCATGGAACCACTCGTGATTCATGCTGCAAGTCAATCATCTCGTCAACGCCGCGATCGCGCTGCTTATTTATTAGATCGGGTCGGTATTGATCCCAAACAAATGAATCGTTATCCGCACCAATTTTCTGGAGGTCAACGGCAACGCATTTGTATTGCTAGAGCACTCGCACTCAATCCCAAGTTTATTATTTGTGATGAGTCGGTGTCATCATTGGATGTCTCGGTACAAGCACAAGTCTTGAATTTGTTGAAAGAATTGCAAGCTGAGTTTAATCTGACCTATATTTTTATTTCGCACGACTTGAGTGTCGTTAAGTTTATGAGCGATCGCATCTTAGTCATGAATCGCGGACAAATCGTTGAACAAGGTGCTGCTGAAGAAATTTATAGCGATCCGAAAGAAACATATACGCGATCGCTGATTGCTGCAATTCCTACAGGCAGTCGCGACCGAATTCAAACACGTCCTGCGTTAGATCGGGTAATAGGTAATGGGTAA
- a CDS encoding alpha/beta hydrolase: MSALTQTPATRSTATGQDIGGNVQKYEWTWQEQTFTVVYETKGEGTPVLLLPAFSTVSTRAEMRGLAEKLTTQHQVVALDWLGFGQSDRPPLDYEPTIYHQLLQDFVRDTFSHPIAVVAAGHAAGYVMQLAQQSDVWSRIVLVAPTWRGPFTVMGASKPVAGMVRELVRSPLLGQALYQANTTPAFLRFMYGRHVYVDKARLTPEFIQQKRQITQHSGARFAPAAFVTGRLDPVTSRTDFLQLFQVSLPIMVIVGSQAPPSSTAEMEAVAAVPGIQTQTLPGTLGLHEEYAAEVAEVVLPFLNS, translated from the coding sequence ATGTCAGCACTTACTCAAACCCCAGCTACTCGCTCCACCGCTACGGGGCAAGATATCGGCGGCAATGTGCAAAAATATGAATGGACATGGCAAGAACAAACCTTCACTGTGGTTTATGAAACAAAAGGTGAAGGAACTCCAGTGTTACTTTTGCCAGCGTTTAGCACCGTCTCTACACGGGCAGAAATGCGAGGTCTAGCAGAAAAACTGACGACTCAGCATCAGGTAGTCGCCCTCGATTGGTTAGGATTTGGGCAATCTGATCGCCCACCGTTAGATTACGAACCTACCATCTATCATCAGTTGCTGCAAGATTTTGTCCGAGATACATTTTCCCATCCCATCGCAGTCGTTGCTGCGGGTCATGCTGCAGGTTATGTGATGCAATTAGCACAACAATCTGATGTTTGGTCGCGCATTGTATTAGTTGCACCAACCTGGCGGGGTCCTTTTACAGTCATGGGAGCAAGTAAACCTGTAGCAGGAATGGTACGAGAGTTAGTGCGATCGCCACTCCTTGGTCAAGCACTGTACCAAGCCAACACAACTCCGGCATTTCTCCGCTTCATGTACGGTAGGCACGTCTATGTAGATAAAGCCCGCTTAACACCAGAGTTTATTCAGCAAAAGCGACAAATTACTCAGCACTCAGGAGCAAGATTTGCACCAGCAGCATTTGTGACTGGGAGACTCGATCCTGTTACAAGTCGTACTGATTTCTTACAACTATTTCAAGTGTCGCTTCCTATTATGGTGATTGTTGGTAGCCAAGCACCGCCGTCATCGACTGCTGAAATGGAAGCTGTTGCGGCAGTTCCTGGAATTCAGACACAAACACTTCCAGGAACTTTAGGTTTGCACGAAGAGTACGCAGCAGAAGTTGCAGAGGTCGTTTTACCGTTTTTGAATTCTTAG
- a CDS encoding folylpolyglutamate synthase/dihydrofolate synthase family protein: protein MDIDSLLQPFQRFGVHLGLERIEQLLANLGNPQQRVPIIHVAGTNGKGSVCAYLSSVLTQAGYCVGRYTSPHLIDWTERICINEKPITQEKLAELLLRVQQAIALQQETPTQFEVFTAAAWLYFAQQQVDVAVVEVGLGGRLDATNVCATPLVSIITSISREHWQQLGPTLTDIAREKAGILKPGCAAVVGPLPLEAKVVVQKRIQELGCVDVWVEAAEVRTTQTQSQECVEYGGVQYLLPLLGEFQLVNSALAIATLQILQKKGWQISSEAIVQGIAKTQWLGRLQWYTWQGRELLIDGAHNPAAAQVLRQFVDTFAVDSVTWVMGMLSTKDHREIFEALLRSHDRLFLVPVPDHSSADPEQLARLAQKICPNLSECSTHKDVESALTSAIAAPSRLVVLCGSLYLVGHFLSL, encoded by the coding sequence GTGGACATTGATTCTCTTTTACAACCTTTTCAACGCTTCGGCGTTCACTTGGGATTAGAACGTATTGAGCAATTATTGGCAAATCTAGGTAATCCACAGCAGCGAGTACCGATAATTCATGTTGCTGGAACAAATGGTAAAGGATCGGTGTGTGCTTACTTATCTTCAGTATTGACTCAAGCTGGTTACTGTGTGGGGCGCTACACTTCCCCTCATCTCATCGATTGGACTGAGCGAATTTGTATTAATGAAAAACCTATTACTCAGGAAAAATTAGCAGAATTGTTGTTGCGGGTGCAACAGGCGATCGCCTTACAGCAGGAGACACCGACGCAGTTTGAAGTTTTCACAGCAGCAGCTTGGCTATACTTTGCACAACAGCAGGTCGATGTTGCAGTGGTAGAAGTGGGTTTGGGGGGGCGTTTGGATGCGACTAATGTTTGCGCGACACCACTTGTTAGTATCATTACTTCGATTAGTCGAGAACATTGGCAACAGTTAGGTCCTACTTTGACAGATATTGCGCGGGAAAAGGCAGGAATTTTGAAGCCTGGATGTGCAGCAGTTGTGGGACCTTTGCCACTAGAAGCAAAAGTAGTGGTGCAAAAGAGAATTCAGGAGTTGGGGTGCGTGGACGTGTGGGTGGAGGCTGCGGAGGTACGAACCACACAGACGCAGAGTCAAGAATGTGTAGAGTATGGGGGTGTTCAGTATCTTTTGCCGTTGCTGGGGGAGTTTCAGTTGGTGAATTCGGCGTTGGCGATCGCTACTCTACAAATCTTACAAAAAAAAGGTTGGCAGATATCATCAGAAGCGATCGTGCAGGGTATAGCGAAAACTCAGTGGTTGGGGCGGTTGCAATGGTACACTTGGCAGGGTCGCGAGTTGTTAATTGATGGAGCGCATAATCCAGCTGCGGCTCAAGTTTTACGGCAATTTGTGGATACTTTTGCTGTTGATTCAGTAACTTGGGTAATGGGAATGCTATCGACAAAAGATCATAGGGAAATATTTGAGGCTTTGTTGCGATCGCACGATCGTTTATTTTTAGTTCCTGTTCCCGATCATAGTTCAGCCGATCCAGAACAATTGGCACGACTTGCCCAAAAAATCTGTCCTAACTTATCAGAGTGTTCTACTCATAAAGATGTAGAATCCGCCCTAACATCTGCAATCGCTGCACCGTCTCGTCTTGTTGTGCTGTGTGGTTCGCTTTATCTCGTCGGTCATTTTCTTAGTTTGTAA